The following are from one region of the Mauremys mutica isolate MM-2020 ecotype Southern chromosome 22, ASM2049712v1, whole genome shotgun sequence genome:
- the NLRX1 gene encoding NLR family member X1 produces MQCPRCLPQAGTSWSRIQGPKLGGREIMRMLLSPSSAPGARSSFMLGRMLHPAGRLCSKTSLVRSFARYQGGFQESASQPSSTRPGQMALRNVAPSDAIQKHRKSLSDWFSHQPNEERKFGPSFSLDTIHVDPVIRESSLEEILKPSPDLTILNQLQSPCSRTISLQNLFDADACGQQVKNVVLYGTVGTGKSTLIKKMVVDWCHGRLPRFELVIPFSCEDLSQSNVPVSLRRLITKKYLHLKDVVPLLGSTNLKVLVILNGMERLNLDFRLSGTELCCDPNEAVPPSAIVVNLLRKYLLPEASIIVTTRPSAVHRIPSKYVGRYAEICGFSNTNLQKQYFQMRLSQPGCDGSGSSSNSDERDNLVEMLSRNLERHNQIAAACFLPSYCWLVCTTLHFLYFTKSVPPSQTLTGIYTSFLRLNFSGEILDSTDPTNVSMMKYVAKTVGKLAHEGVMSRQTCFSDEDLQKCFEVEMKTEGELNLLNVFRTDVFRFFLTPCVQPGKEHTFVFTIPAMQEYLAALYVVLGEKKTLTQRVGKEVSEVISKVSEDVTLVLSIVSKVLPLRILPLLFGLLKMFPRFFNRLSGKDRDTIAHTMAVEMFKEEDYFNDDVLDQINSSILGVEGPLHHPDEARDDEVFELFPIFMGGLLSRRNRALLEQLGCSIKNLAAFEIANAMKKTMIRNSRKWLPPSELMDYLVFLHEFQNERFTAEAIRSLRAINLSSIKMTPLKCSILASVMGTTSHEVEELNLSSCHLDVSSLRTLFPVLLRCRKLHLQLNSLGPEACREIRDLLLHDKCVVSTLRLSDNPVTEQGAKYLAEAIAGNRSLTHLSLLHTSLGNQGLEVITQHLAQNQHLKELDVGYNSVTDEAALGLVEVAKRLATLKEVHLYFNDISEEGKRALHALRRDRDGVQVLVFLTVGTDVSDYWAFILSVVQKNLPNWDRERVQQHLSLLLQDLECSRRQTGNPWKKAKFLRVENEVKKMLVKIQQGTL; encoded by the exons ATGCAGTGCCCAAGAtgtctgccccaggctgggaccaGCTGGAGCAGGATCCAGGGACCCAAGCTGGGAGGCCGAGAGATTATGCGCATGCTGCTGTCACCCAGCTCTGCACCAG GTGCCAGGAGCAGCTTCATGCTTGGGAGGATGCTTCACCCAGCTGGCAGGCTGTGCTCCAAAACATCCCTTGTCAG GAGCTTTGCTCGCTACCAAGGAGGATTTCAGGAGAGTGCATCTCAGCCGAGCTCCACCCGGCCTGGGCAGATGGCCCTGAGGAACGTGGCCCCTTCCG ATGCCATCCAGAAGCACCGGAAGAGCCTATCTGACTGGTTCAGCCACCAGCCCAATGAGGAGAGGAAGTTTGGCCCGTCCTTCTCACTGGACACCATCCACGTGGACCCGGTCatcagggagagctccctggagGAGATCTTGAAGCCCTCGCCTGACCTGACCATCCTGAACCAGCTCCAGTCGCCTTGCAGCCGGACCATCAGCCTCCAGAACCTGTTCGACGCGGACGCTTGCGGGCAGCAGGTGAAGAACGTGGTGCTGTACGGCACGGTGGGCACAGGGAAGAGCACCCTCATCAAAAAGATGGTGGTGGACTGGTGCCACGGGCGCCTGCCCCGCTTCGAGTTGGTCATCCCCTTCTCCTGCGAGGACCTGTCCCAGAGCAACGTGCCCGTCTCGCTACGGCGCCTCATCACCAAAAAGTACCTGCACCTCAAGGATGTGGTGCCACTGCTGGGCTCCACCAACCTCAAGGTGCTCGTCATCCTCAACGGCATGGAGCGGCTCAACTTGGACTTCCGGCTGTCTGGCACCGAGCTGTGCTGCGACCCCAATGAGGCCGTGCCTCCCTCCGCCATTGTAGTCAACCTGCTGAGGAAGTACCTGCTGCCGGAG GCCAGCATCATCGTCACCACGCGCCCATCCGCCGTGCACCGGATCCCCAGCAAGTACGTGGGCCGCTACGCCGAGATCTGCGGCTTCTCCAATACCAATCTCCAGAAGCAGTATTTCCAGATGCGCCTGAGCCAGCCCGGCTGCGACGGCAGCGGGAGCAGCAGCAACTCAGACGAGCGGGACAACCTGGTGGAGATGCTCTCGAGGAATCTGGAGCGCCACAACCAGATCGCGGCTGCTTGCTTCCTGCCCTCTTACTGCTGGCTGGTCTGCACCACCCTGCACTTCCTCTACTTCACCAAGTCGGTGCCTCCCAGCCAGACCCTGACGGGCATCTACACCAGCTTCCTGCGGCTCAACTTCAGCGGGGAGATCCTGGACAGCACCGACCCCACCAACGTCTCCATGATGAAATACGTGGCCAAGACGGTAGGCAAGCTGGCGCACGAGGGGGTGATGTCCCGCCAGACCTGCTTCTCGGATGAAGACCTGCAGAAGTGCTTCGAGGTGGAGATGAAGACGGAGGGTGAGCTTAACCTCCTCAACGTCTTCCGCACTGACGTCTTCCGCTTCTTCCTCACGCCCTGCGTCCAGCCGGGCAAGGAGCACACCTTCGTCTTCACCATCCCTGCCATGCAGGAGTACCTGGCAGCCCTCTATGTGGTGCTGGGCGAGAAGAAGACCCTGACGcagcgggtggggaaggaggtGTCCGAGGTCATCAGCAAGGTAAGCGAGGATGTGACTCTGGTGCTGAGCATCGTCTCCAAGGTCCTGCCCCTGCGCATCCTGCCGCTGCTCTTTGGCCTACTCAAGATGTTCCCCCGCTTTTTCAACCGGCTCAGTGGCAAGGACCGCGACACCATCGCCCACACCATGGCGGTGGAGATGTTCAAGGAGGAGGACTACTTCAATGACGATGTGCTAGACCAGATAAACTCCAgcattttgggggtggagggccccctgcaccaccctgacgAGGCCCGGGATGACGAAGTCTTTGAGCTCTTCCCTATCTTCATGGGTGGGCTCCTGTCGCGCCGCAACCGGGCCCTCCTGGAGCAGCTTGGCTGCTCCATCAAGAACCTGGCAGCCTTTGAGATTGCCAACGCCATGAAGAAGACCATGATCAGGAACAGCCGCAAGTGGCTGCCTCCGTCTGAGCTGATGGACTACCTCGTCTTCCTGCATGAATTCCAGAATGAGCGCTTCACGGCTGAGGCCATCCGCTCCCTCAGGGCGATCAACCTCTCCTCCATCAAGATGACCCCACTCAAGTGCTCCATCCTGGCATCTGTCATGGGCACCACCAGCCATGAGGTGGAGGAGCTTAACCTGAGCTCGTGCCATCTTGATGTCAGCAGCCTGCGGACTCTTTTCCCTGTCCTGCTGCGATGCCGGAAGCTCCA TTTGCAGCTCAACAGCTTGGGCCCTGAAGCCTGCAGGGAGATCCGGGACCTGCTGCTGCACGACAAGTGCGTGGTGAGCACCCTGCG GCTCTCGGACAACCCCGTGACAGAGCAGGGGGCCAAGTACTTGGCTGAGGCCATCGCAGGTAACCGCTCCCTGACACACCTGTCCCTGCTGCACACCTCCTTGGGGAACCAAGGTTTGGAAGTGATCACTCAGCACCTAGCCCAGAACCAGCACCTGAAGGAGCTCGACGTGGGCTACAATTCGGTGACGGACgaggcagccctggggctggtggAGGTGGCTAAGAGGCTTGCGACACTGAAGGAAGTGCA cctgtaTTTCAATGACATCAGTGAGGAGGGCAAGCGAGCACTGCACGCACTGCGCAGGGACCGCGACGGCGTCCAGGTGCTGGTGTTCCTCACGGTGGGCACCGACGTCTCCGACTACTGGGCCTTCATCCTGAGCGTGGTGCAGAAGAACCTGCCCAACTGGGACCGCGAGCGGGTCCAGCAGCACCTCAGCCTGCTGCTGCAGGACCTGGAGTGCAGCCGCCGGCAGACCGGCAACCCCTGGAAGAAGGCCAAGTTCCTGCGGGTGGAGAACGAGGTCAAGAAGATGCTGGTTAAAATCCAGCAGGGAACCCtctaa